The segment AGATGCGATGCACGCTGAAATGAGAGCGCAGCAGGTCGAAATTTCCCAAGGTAAAACCAATATTGCGACTACTCAACAATTACTGGATCAACTGAATGAAGATGCGATCGCTCAGGAAACTCGGCTGAAGCGATTCCAACCTTTAGTAGAAGCAGGCGCGATCGCGCAAGAACAAGTTTTTCAAGTTCAACAAGGGTTACGCGATCGCCAACGAACGATCACAGAGCAGCAAGGAACCTTGCAACGATCGGTAGAAGATATCGAACGCCTCAATGCAGGAATCGCCCAAAAGCAAGCAGAACAAGCAGAACTGCAACAACAGTCGAACCAGCAAGTGCGCCAACTCGAAATCAAACTCTCTCAGATTCAAGCAAGAATTAGTGAACTACAAACCTTGATTGCAGCAGCAAATTCTAAACTTCGGGAACGTTACTTATACGCACCGACGAGTGGTATCGTTTCTGCACTGAGTCTGCGGCATCCTGGAGAAGTCGTTCAACTGGGACAAGCGATCGCAGAGATTTCTCCAGCCCAAAAGCCACTGATCTTATCCGCAGTCCTTCCAAACCAAGAAGCAGGGTTTGTCAAAGTAGGGATGCCTGTACAGGTAAAGCTTGATGCTTATCCGTATCAGGACTATGGCATTGTTACTGGACATGTTGCGAAGATTTCTCCCGATGCTCAACCCGACGAACGCTTGGGACGCGTGTACCACATCGAAGTGGAATTAGAACGCTCCTATATTACGAAAGATCAACAGAAAGTTTTGTTTAAGGCAGGGCAAACTGCGACGGCTGAGATTGTGACTCGGCAGCGGCGCATTGTCGATTTATTGTTTGATCCTCTGAAAAAGCTTCAGGCAAGCAACAACGTGATCCAGTGATTTTAAGATCTGACTAGGATATAAAAAAGGTGAAAAGCATGACTCAACAAGGCTTTAGAAATTCGAGCGCATCGCTCGATCGCGTCATGGAAACTGAGCAATTTAACCAAGTGATTGAAGCGATCTTAGCAGGAAAATATTCGTGGGCTTGTGTTTTAATTTTGCAGTTTGGTGGCTATAATCCGCTCCACTACATTCCCTACAGAACCTATAACCGGATTATGAAGGATCACTATCAAGCAGGGCAAAAGCAAGCTCAAACTCCTGATTCAAATCCGCAGCAACCGAATCCGATCAAGGATTTGAATTACTTGGAAGTCGTGAGTGAGCCTCGAACTCGAATTAAAGGCGGAACATTTGCAACCTTAGAACAATGGTTGGGTCAATGCAACGACTTGCCCGTGAATAAGGTGCCAAAATGGCAGGCTTCTCTGTTGACAACTGACTAGAATACTGGCAAATAAGGAGTATTTATATGCTGATTCGCGACTTGTCTCATCTTGAAATTCTGGATCACTCATCAGATATTTTTGGTGCTCTACAAGCGAATGACGGTATCCTGACCCTTTCACTGAGTGAGGACAACACGCTTTCTCTGAAACAGGGTAGTACAGAGCTGTGGAGCACAAAGCTAGCAAATTCACCTCAAGGTATCAGCCTCTCTCTCCCTGGTAATCCAAATCTTGCAGTCTCTAGCACAACAATGGCGACAGCAGATGGCAAGTCTAGAACAATCTTGGCTCTAAACTTCGGCACATCTCCGGTTGTCTCTTTCGCCTCTGCTCGGAGCTTGACAGCCAGTTTCCCATTCTAAATCTAATTACGACCTAGTAAAAACACAACACGGAACTCGTGTTGTGTTTTCTGTATGATTAGATTGAATTTACTAGCTCGATGCTGAAGAACTGTTGGAGCAACTTGTAGAGCGACTACTTGCGCTTTGGCTCGTTCCTGCCGAAGAGACGCTGATGCTGACAGATTGATGGGAAACCGTTGTGGGGTCTGAGAGAATCACCTCACTTCTAGCTTCGGCTCTCGATCGCCCATCAGTTGAAATAATTCGTCGAATCAAGATCTTGTGCTGGCTCATCTTTCGGTATCCTCAACTTTACTGCATTTGATTGCTATTTGTTCGACACACTGACATAGATCGAGGTGCTATTTGATCGCGCGATCGCGGTATTGTATTGCGCTGCGGCTAGCGCATAGGCATCTGCATTTGCATTGCTGGAATATAAATAGCCAACGTTATTAATCCGTGTGGATGTTTTTGTGGAAGTATAGGTCATTGAACCACTTGCACCTGCATTCGCATTCGCATAAGTAAAATTCTTCGTGCTGTAAGTTGTGGTACTGACGCTCACACTGACGCCGCCATGAATGCTCTCTTTCACAGTCGAGTCTACGCGATAGTCTAGATCAGTGATCATCAAACAAGTCATTCTTTTTCCTCCAATACTATGCAATTTGCACAAGCAATTTTGGTACGACAATATCGCCCTTAAATTTTTCAATTTAATCATTCGTGCAAAAAGCTTAAGGCAGAACAAAACAAATTAAGGTAGGGCAACAACGGAGAGATTCCATGGTTGCCCTACCTTAAACTAGTCACTCAATAATTAATTGAGTTCTAGTTGGAAGCAGAGATAGAAGTACCGCTCGAATAAGACGAGTAAGGCGTAGTTTTCGTGTAGGTGAAAATCTGAGCCAAACTGTCTTTTCCATAAGCTTCTGCATCAGATTCAGCAGTAGCGACGTTACCTTTCAGATTGACTTTCGAGTTGATGTATTTGTTGATTTTTACGGTTTCTTTGAAGGAGACAGAGGGATAAGTAAAGCCACCGAAAACTTCTGTTTGAGCGGTTTCTAAGTAGTTGAGATCAGAAATAATCATTGGATTTCTCCTTGGAATTTTTGTTTCTTAGTTGTTTCAACTCTGTTGTTTGAGTTGATATTTATAAGATAAAGGATGCGTTTTTTAGAGGTTGCCATTTTGGCAGTTTTGTTTGTGTTTTAGTAATTTTTTTCGACATTACATTTATGAGATTGAATTCTGCCAGAATGGCACATCGATACATTTTTTGATTGCTAAAATCCTTGGCGGCGGCAGAAATATTGATTGTTGATAAACAATTTCAGGAGAAACCAGATATGGAAGACATAGAAATTGACATTATTGATGATTTTGAAATGTTTCAGACGATTAGAAATACCTGGGAATCCATATACAATGCTGATCATCAGGCTCGATTCTTCTCATCTTGGATCTGGCTATCTGGAGTACTGAAACGGTATGATCAGTTTCATGAATCGTGGTTTATATTAGCAGCCAAATCAAGGAGCCGCGGTTCAGAGTATGTCGCATTTTTTCCGCTATACCTTACAGCACTTGAGAATCCAGATGGATCATTTCATAGTGAACTTGTGATGGCAGGAGTAGCTGATGCAGACCATGTTGGATTTATCTGTTTGCCTGAATATGAAATAGCTGTAAGCTCTGCGTTTGCTGCATTTCTTCAACAAGAAGAATGGTGGACTTTTGAGCTAGATAATATTGCGACGATCGAGGGAAGAATTAGCCTAATTTTGAAGGAGTTTCTGACAGAAGGATTTGAATTGAAGGAACGATGCTACGTTAGTGACTTAGATCATATCGACAATAACATTGTTCCATATATTGATTTGCCAGGCACCTGGGAACAGTATCTTCAGACCGTTGTTAGCTCAAATACTCGGCACAAAATCAGACGCTTTTTCAGAAAAATTGAGGATTCTTCTGAATTCCATTTGACCTATGCCAACGCAGATAATTTTGAGGATCATCTTGAGGTACTTTTGGAACTCTGGAGATCAAACTGGGAAAGCAGAAAAGGGGCGGATCAATGCCAGAAGATTTTGGATAAGATTGGGCATACATTGCGGCATTGCTTTGAACATCAAGCCTTGTCTTTGTCTGCGCTATGGCAGGGAGAAAAGCCACTCGGCGCGATCGCGAATCTCTTAGATTGGAGCCATAAAACGGTTTTGTTTTTGATCGGAGGACGCGACGATACTGTGAAAGATCTGGCTCCAGGAATCATTCTCCATGCGGACGCGATTCGGGATGCGATTCAGAAGGGGTTTCAAGTTTATGACTTTCTACTGGGCAATGAGGCGTATAAGTTTTCTTTTGGCGCAAAAGAGCGGCGAATTAAGATTGTTGCGATCGAGCGTAAGCACTTGCTCAATCCAATTCAGCCGCTAAATATTCGGCTGATTCCTAAAGCACTTCAAATTGCAGCAAGTTACCAACAGACGAATCAACTGAGTCAGGCTGAGCAAGCATACCGCCAGATTCTAAGGGTGCAACCTCAATATCCAGAAGCTCTGTATAACTTAGGAGTGGTGATGCATCACCAGGGAGATTATCCAACTGCCGAGGAGTGTTTTAGAAGTTTGCTACAGCTACAGCCGAACGATGTCAGAGCTTGGTTTAGTTTAGGAAACTTGTACCAAATTCAAGAGCAGTTACTAGAAGCAGAAAAGGTGTATCGGCAAGCTTTAATGCTTCAGCCTCAATCCTCTAATGTTGCATTTGCTCTCTATCACAATCTGGGCTATGCCTTACAGCAGCAGAACAAATGGGACGATGCGATCGCTTGTTATCAAACGGCTCGTGAACTGAAACCGGATTCGATTGAAGCAGAAGTGATTTGGGCGAATGCACTTTACGCTCAGGGCACATTACCCCCGGAACAACAGGAGCACTATGCTGTCATCAATGCTACTTTGGGCAACAAACGCCAACAAGCAGGCGACTTAAAGGTTGCGATCGCATATTACCAGCAGGC is part of the Leptolyngbya boryana PCC 6306 genome and harbors:
- a CDS encoding HlyD family type I secretion periplasmic adaptor subunit is translated as MVQLAPHNQGSPVNDQQHDQQTENSFPKPSGSAHSHWSAPLEAVLDQPPSTLPLRLMVGGAVFSICFASWAWFGQINEVARAQGRLIPRGSVYKVNPTETGKVSRILVEEGKPVKAGQVMMELDNEQANHEVERLEKERTAAQIEWSQTQSLLAQVQLQAESRLDAMHAEMRAQQVEISQGKTNIATTQQLLDQLNEDAIAQETRLKRFQPLVEAGAIAQEQVFQVQQGLRDRQRTITEQQGTLQRSVEDIERLNAGIAQKQAEQAELQQQSNQQVRQLEIKLSQIQARISELQTLIAAANSKLRERYLYAPTSGIVSALSLRHPGEVVQLGQAIAEISPAQKPLILSAVLPNQEAGFVKVGMPVQVKLDAYPYQDYGIVTGHVAKISPDAQPDERLGRVYHIEVELERSYITKDQQKVLFKAGQTATAEIVTRQRRIVDLLFDPLKKLQASNNVIQ
- a CDS encoding HetP family heterocyst commitment protein, with amino-acid sequence MTQQGFRNSSASLDRVMETEQFNQVIEAILAGKYSWACVLILQFGGYNPLHYIPYRTYNRIMKDHYQAGQKQAQTPDSNPQQPNPIKDLNYLEVVSEPRTRIKGGTFATLEQWLGQCNDLPVNKVPKWQASLLTTD
- a CDS encoding GNAT family N-acetyltransferase; translation: MEDIEIDIIDDFEMFQTIRNTWESIYNADHQARFFSSWIWLSGVLKRYDQFHESWFILAAKSRSRGSEYVAFFPLYLTALENPDGSFHSELVMAGVADADHVGFICLPEYEIAVSSAFAAFLQQEEWWTFELDNIATIEGRISLILKEFLTEGFELKERCYVSDLDHIDNNIVPYIDLPGTWEQYLQTVVSSNTRHKIRRFFRKIEDSSEFHLTYANADNFEDHLEVLLELWRSNWESRKGADQCQKILDKIGHTLRHCFEHQALSLSALWQGEKPLGAIANLLDWSHKTVLFLIGGRDDTVKDLAPGIILHADAIRDAIQKGFQVYDFLLGNEAYKFSFGAKERRIKIVAIERKHLLNPIQPLNIRLIPKALQIAASYQQTNQLSQAEQAYRQILRVQPQYPEALYNLGVVMHHQGDYPTAEECFRSLLQLQPNDVRAWFSLGNLYQIQEQLLEAEKVYRQALMLQPQSSNVAFALYHNLGYALQQQNKWDDAIACYQTARELKPDSIEAEVIWANALYAQGTLPPEQQEHYAVINATLGNKRQQAGDLKVAIAYYQQAITMNPELAEAYYTLGRALQKQERWEDAISAYQRAQELQPEVREIAVCLANAFYAQGTLPLDQQVHYATVNSELGDECQQMGDDNGAIECYQQAIAMNPALVEAYLALGLVLQKQKRWEAAIAAYQKVQTLQPDNLQAELGIAAVLHAQNKLSIEDQARYAALSYELGNAQRQAGDLKSAIESYRQAITLRPDLVEVRNHLRLALQDQGNVKIKVSCAKQ